The Setaria italica strain Yugu1 chromosome IX, Setaria_italica_v2.0, whole genome shotgun sequence genome has a window encoding:
- the LOC101755261 gene encoding AAA-ATPase At2g46620: MALDGGGGIWGGVIGALAYGVLAVAALRLVLSYKSAAHALRRAWRWADEWAQAYQYYEVPRLAGDDAENPLFRKAAAYVASLPSLEDADAACVLSSAAKSNEFALQLGPGHAARDAFLGARLAWTNAGDGRLVLRVRRHDRTRVLRPYLQHVESVADEMEARRRELRLYANTGGAPRWASAPFTHPATLDTVAMDPELKARVRADLEGFLKGRAYYHRLGRVWRRSYLLYGAPGTGKSTFAAAMARFLGYDVYDIDLSRGGCDDDPRALLLDTAPRSLILVEDLDRYLRGGDGETAAARTARVLGFMDGLSSCCGEERVMVFTMSGGKDGVDPAVLRPGRLDVHIHFTMCDFEGFKALASNYLGLKDHKLYPQVEEGFHAGARLSPAELGEIMIANRGSPSRALRTVISALQHVAPAPAPPPAQPQRAGTTARPPRLTSRWSGHLDYASAAASEASAASQSSPRAGGGGGFAKDAPIREFKKLYGLIKYRSRKEAGVVPVDDNAASPNGRGSEASSDKDRAGD, translated from the coding sequence ATGgcgctggacggcggcggcggaatctGGGGAGGGGTGATCGGGGCGCTGGCCTACGGCgtcctggcggtggcggcgctgcggctGGTGCTGTCGTACAAGTCGGCGGCGCACGCGCTGCGGCGGGCGTGGCGGTGGGCGGACGAGTGGGCGCAGGCGTACCAGTACTACGAGGTGCCGCGCCTCGCCGGGGACGACGCGGAGAACCCGCTCTTCCGGAAGGCGGCCGCGTACGTGGCGTCGCTGCCGTCGCTcgaggacgccgacgccgcctgcGTGCTGTCGTCGGCGGCCAAGAGCAACGAGTTCGCGCTGCAGCTGGGCCCGGGCCACGCCGCGCGGGACGCGTTCCTCGGCGCGCGCCTCGCGTGGACCAACGCTGGCGACGGCCGCCTCGTTCTGCGCGTGCGCCGCCACGACCGCACCCGCGTGCTCCGGCCGTACCTGCAGCACGTCGAGTCCGTCGCCGACGAGATGGAGGCGCGCCGCAGGGAGCTGCGGCTCTACGCCAacaccggcggcgcgccgcggtGGGCGTCCGCGCCCTTCACCCACCCGGCCACACTCGACACCGTGGCCATGGACCCCGAGCTCAAGGCCCGTGTCCGCGCCGACCTCGAGGGCTTCCTCAAGGGCCGCGCCTACTACCACCGGCTCGGCCGCGTCTGGCGCCGGAGCTACCTCCTCTACGGCGCCCCCGGCACCGGCAAGTCCACCTTCGCCGCGGCGATGGCGAGGTTCCTCGGCTACGACGTCTACGACATCGACCTGTCCCGCGGCGGCTGCGACGACGACCCTCGCGCGCTGCTCCTGGACACCGCCCCGCGGTCGCTCATCCTCGTCGAGGACCTCGACCGGTacctccgcggcggcgacggcgagacggcggcggccaggacggCGCGGGTGCTCGGCTTCATGGACGGGCTCTCCTCCTGCTGCGGCGAGGAGCGCGTCATGGTGTTCACCATGAGCGGCGGCAAGGACGGCGTGGACCCGGCCGTGCTGCGGCCGGGCCGGCTGGACGTCCACATCCACTTCACCATGTGCGACTTCGAGGGCTTCAAGGCGCTGGCCAGCAACTACCTGGGGCTCAAGGACCACAAGCTGTACCCGCAGGTGGAGGAAGGCTTCCACGCCGGCGCCCGCCTCAGCCCCGCCGAGCTCGGCGAGATCATGATCGCCAACCGCGGGTCCCCGAGCCGCGCGCTCCGCACCGTCATCAGCGCGCTGCAGcacgtggcgccggcgccggctccgccgcccgcgcagccgcagcgggCCGGCACCACCGCGCGGCCGCCCAGGCTCACCTCGAGGTGGTCCGGGCACCTCGACTAcgccagcgcggcggcgtcggaggccAGCGCGGCGAGTCAGTCGTCGccccgggccggcggcgggggcgggttCGCCAAGGACGCGCCGATCAGGGAGTTCAAGAAGCTCTACGGCCTGATCAAGTACAGGAGCCGGAAGGAAGCCGGCGTCGTGCCGGTGGACGATAACGCGGCGTCGCCGAACGGGCGGGGCAGCGAGGCCAGCTCTGACAAGGACAGGGCCGGTGATTAG